In Triticum urartu cultivar G1812 chromosome 6, Tu2.1, whole genome shotgun sequence, the following proteins share a genomic window:
- the LOC125515164 gene encoding P-loop NTPase domain-containing protein LPA1-like, translating into MAAAAKQPPLYIAVADHRGSSFRYTRPVLQSALQLMGCKPRHAFKISKRVFDVTRSDFVDSSKLNGSTQEDGMKVAELLDAENMTNIPFELYKTQTTAVVSREEFLDVVCDALTLYKYVGPNQRADLLLACRIKERKESVTVLLCGTSGCGKSTLSSLLGNRLGITTVVSTDSIRHMMRSFIEERENPLLYASTYHAGDYLDPVAVAQAKAKSKAKKLTVISHSNADADKDAGTSSDEKCHNGTSSSDSPPSRTEVPSKKQMAIEGYKAQSEMIIGSLDRLITTWEERKESLIVEGVHLSLNFVMGLMKKHPSVIPFMVYITNEEKHLERFAVRAKYMTLDPAKNRYVKYIQNIRAIQEYLCNRADKHRVPKINNTNVDRSVAAIHATVFSCLRRREAGEQFYDPHTNTAAIVDEEYRNQCAANSLSSKGMFQLIQRKGSSRNLMALLNTDGSVAKAWPVDAGDSSGNVNDGTGSEKSVGSPMYGPLQIGKAEPVNLQFGSFGISAWPSDTGCTSHAGSADDSKADGTDTGSRYLSSCCSTPKMSDDNSKEIQLVDEYSVFDSEEEAEEVDVGDAETDDDDLTDEEKEIQKMEEAGSVDEESTKSDEEYLDLAMRENGYWSDDEQQTTLMKQPLAPGAGGGEDDDHNVMKKADNNLNQLLEMGNGGGAEMPCTHPLTMNGGNRGCDAKVRRRCALGPEGLF; encoded by the exons atggccgccgccgccaagcaGCCGCCGTTGTACATTGCCGTCGCCGACCACCGGGGGAGCAGCTTCCGCTACACGCGCCCCGTCCTGCAGAGCGCGCTCCAGCTCATGGGCTGCAAGCCACGCCACGCCTTCAAG ATCAGCAAGAGAGTGTTCGATGTGACCAGGAGCGACTTCGTAGACTCGTCGAAACTGAATGGATCCACACAGGAGGATGGCATGAAAGTCGCCGAGCTCCTGGATGCAGAAAACATGACCAACATACCGTTTGAGCTGTACAAGACCCAGACCACTGCTGTTGTTTCCAGGGAGGAGTTCCTGGATGTCGTGTGCGACGCCCTCACCTTGTACAAGTATGTCGGGCCCAATCAGAGAGCCGACCTGCTCCTTGCCTGCAG GATAAAGGAGAGGAAAGAATCAGTGACAGTACTGCTGTGTGGCACAAGTGGATGCGGCAAGTCCACTCTATCATCCTTGCTG GGTAACAGGTTGGGTATCACAACCGTGGTTTCTACCGATTCTATACGGCACATGATGAGGAGTTTCATAGAAGAGAGAGAAAACCCTCTGCTCTACGCGTCAACCTACCACGCTGGAGATTATCTAGACCCCGTTGCGGTTGCCCAAGCTAAGGCAAAAAGCAAGGCCAAGAAACTCACCGTTATTTCCCATTCAAATGCTGATGCAGACAAAGATGCTGGCACTTCATCAGATGAGAAGTGCCATAATGGCACATCCTCCTCGGACTCGCCTCCTAGTAGAACTGAAGTTCCCAGCAAAAAGCAGATGGCGATAGAAGGATACAAGGCACAGAGTGAGATGATCATTGGCAGCCTTGACAGATTAATTACGACCTGGGAGGAGCGGAAAGAATCTTTAATTGTAGAAGGGGTTCATTTAAGCCTGAATTTTGTG ATGGGGCTGATGAAGAAACATCCCTCTGTGATACCATTTATGGTATACATTACGAACGAGGAGAAGCACTTGGAACGGTTTGCAGTCCGTGCAAAGTACATGACGCTTGATCCAGCAAAGAACAGGTACGTCAAATACATCCAGAACATCAGAGCTATCCAGGAGTACCTCTGCAACCGGGCCGACAAGCACCGAGTGCCGAAGATCAACAACACCAACGTAGACCGGAGCGTGGCTGCCATACACGCCACGGTTTTTAGCTGCCTTCGCCGGAGGGAGGCGGGGGAGCAGTTTTATGACCCACATACAAACACTGCAGCTATAGTGGATGAAGAGTACAGGAACCAGTGCGCCGCAAACTCGTTGAGCTCCAAAGGAATGTTTCAGCTGATTCAGAGGAAGGGGTCTTCTAGGAATCTGATGGCGCTGCTTAACACTGATGGTTCCGTTGCTAAGGCGTGGCCTGTCGATGCTGGCGACAGCAGTGGAAACGTAAATGATGGCACGGGCAGTGAGAAGTCTGTTGGAAGTCCTATGTATGGCCCGCTGCAAATTGGGAAAGCGGAGCCTGTCAATCTTCAGTTTGGCTCTTTTGGGATTAGTGCGTGGCCAAGTGACACCGGATGCACCAGTCATGCAGGGAGTGCTGATGACTCCAAGGCTGATGGCACAGATACAGGGAGTAGGTATTTATCCTCGTGTTGCAGCACACCAAAGATGTCAGATGATAATTCCAAAGAG ATACAGCTTGTGGATGAGTATTCAGTGTTCGACAGcgaagaagaagcagaggaagTCGATGTTGGTGATGCAGAGACTGATGACGATGATCTAACTGACGAAGAAAAGGAAATTCAGAAG ATGGAGGAAGCAGGGTCGGTGGACGAGGAGTCGACCAAGTCGGACGAGGAGTACCTAGACCTGGCCATGAGAGAAAATGGCTACTGGTCGGACGATGAGCAGCAGACCACCCTGATGAAGCAGCCCCTGGCCCCGGGCGCAGGAGGCGGTGAAGATGATGATCACAATGTCATGAAGAAGGCTGACAACAACCTGAACCAGCTGCTGGAGATGGGAAATGGCGGCGGTGCAGAGATGCCATGCACCCACCCTCTGACAATGAACGGCGGGAACCGTGGCTGCGACGCCAAGGTGAGGCGACGATGCGCACTCGGCCCAGAAGGGCTGTTTTAG
- the LOC125515165 gene encoding uncharacterized protein LOC125515165: protein MAMGMAAAAAASPSCSSPPWHASSSTTTRSCRSLLHTATATRPAASPNARRLGRRPRALPETALVAAGVAAAGVAAAAVLLRGERKAEQSAQREQGEKKEAVEECSACGGSGLCPRCKGEGFVFKEVGEEAAGRARRAAKNMATRYTAGLPTKWTYCNRCSSTRSCTACDGSGAVPARAKTTTTN, encoded by the coding sequence ATGGCCATGGGCatggcggcagcagcagcggccTCCCCCTCTTGCTCATCCCCTCCATGGCacgcctcctcctccaccaccacacGCAGCTGCCGCTCCCTCCTCCACACAGCCACCGCCACACGGCCCGCCGCTTCTCCGAACGCGCgccgccttggccgccgcccGCGCGCGCTGCCGGAGACGGCGCTGGTGGCGgccggcgtggcggcggcgggggtcGCGGCCGCCGCCGTGCTCCTGCGGGGCGAGCGGAAGGCGGAGCAGTCGGCGCAGAGGGAGCAAGGCGAGAAgaaggaggcggtggaggagtgCTCCGCCTGCGGCGGCAGCGGCCTCTGCCCGCGGTGCAAGGGGGAGGGGTTCGTGTTCAAGGAGGTCGGCGAGGAGGCGGCCGGCCGGGCGCGGCGGGCCGCCAAGAACATGGCCACCCGCTACACCGCCGGCCTCCCCACCAAGTGGACCTACTGCAACCGCTGCTCCTCCACCCGCTCCTGCACCGCCTGCGACGGCTCCGGCGCCGTCCCCGCCCGCGCTAAGACGACCACCACCAATTAG